The Micromonospora krabiensis genome window below encodes:
- a CDS encoding ABC transporter ATP-binding protein, giving the protein MTVTDALAGTGSPAHHTDPPMLDVDGLGVRFRLRDATVHAVTDLRLTVRAGELLAIVGESGCGKSVLAHALLGLLPGNATVTGRALLRHPGTEPVDLVTCGQRRLARQVRGRRVGLIPQSPATALNPVRTGRRLLAETLRAHGRDRDDADRLADDVGLDPADLDRYPHELSGGMAQRLVSALALAPDPPLLIADEPTTGLDRPLVDHTLDLLRRRCDAGAAVVLITHDLAAARRVADTVAVMYASRVVEHRPADALFGSPTHPYAAALLDALPDRAFRPVPGHPPMLTALPEGCAFAPRCPRRTDRCAAPPPATTTGDGTVACHHPRSDGAAA; this is encoded by the coding sequence GTGACCGTCACCGACGCCCTCGCCGGCACCGGCTCGCCGGCCCACCACACCGACCCGCCGATGCTCGACGTCGACGGCCTCGGCGTCCGGTTCCGGCTGCGCGACGCGACCGTGCACGCCGTGACCGACCTCCGGCTCACCGTCCGCGCCGGCGAGCTGCTGGCGATCGTCGGCGAGTCGGGCTGCGGCAAGTCCGTGCTGGCCCACGCGCTGCTCGGCCTGCTGCCCGGCAACGCCACCGTCACCGGCCGTGCGCTGCTGCGCCACCCCGGCACCGAACCGGTCGACCTGGTCACCTGCGGGCAGCGCCGGCTGGCGCGGCAGGTGCGTGGCCGCCGGGTCGGGCTGATCCCGCAGAGCCCGGCCACCGCGCTGAACCCTGTCCGCACCGGTCGGCGGCTGCTCGCCGAGACGCTGCGGGCCCACGGTCGCGACCGCGACGACGCCGACCGGCTCGCAGACGACGTCGGGCTGGACCCGGCGGACCTGGACCGCTACCCGCACGAGCTCTCCGGCGGGATGGCCCAACGCCTGGTCAGCGCGCTCGCGCTCGCGCCGGACCCGCCGCTGCTCATCGCCGACGAGCCCACCACCGGCCTGGACCGTCCACTCGTGGACCACACCCTCGACCTGCTGCGCCGCCGCTGCGACGCCGGTGCCGCGGTCGTCCTCATCACCCACGACCTGGCCGCCGCGCGCCGGGTCGCCGACACCGTGGCCGTCATGTACGCCAGCCGCGTCGTCGAGCACCGGCCCGCCGACGCCCTGTTCGGCTCGCCCACGCACCCGTACGCCGCGGCGCTGCTCGACGCCCTGCCGGACCGCGCCTTCCGGCCCGTGCCGGGTCATCCGCCGATGCTCACCGCGCTGCCCGAGGGGTGCGCGTTCGCGCCCCGCTGTCCCCGGCGCACCGACCGCTGCGCCGCCCCGCCACCAGCGACCACGACCGGCGACGGCACCGTCGCCTGCCACCACCCCCGCAGCGACGGAGCCGCCGCGTGA
- a CDS encoding ABC transporter ATP-binding protein, producing the protein MTNPAHLLADAVTVSHGRQVVLDEVSLRIDRGETVGLRGPSGSGKSTLARVLALLHAPDRGRVSIDGTPVAGVRHAVPVGVRTRVAVLFQSPRAAADPRLRLVDLVAEPLRAIRTPERAVRERVDELTDLVGLTPDLLGRRPHAVSDGQLQRACLARALAHRPDYLLCDEATAMLDASTQAHVAAVVTAYQRSRDAGVLVISHDEPLLDRWADRIVDLAPAAVRDRRPAGRSDARVDQLCGSASSAGRLSMNELTEKTARPGPAGP; encoded by the coding sequence GTGACCAACCCAGCGCACCTGCTCGCCGACGCGGTGACCGTCAGCCACGGCCGTCAGGTGGTGCTCGACGAGGTCAGCCTGCGCATCGACCGGGGCGAGACCGTCGGGCTGCGTGGGCCCTCCGGCAGCGGAAAGTCCACCCTCGCCCGGGTGCTCGCCCTGCTGCACGCGCCCGACCGGGGCCGCGTCAGCATCGACGGCACACCGGTCGCCGGCGTCCGCCACGCCGTGCCGGTCGGTGTGCGTACGCGCGTCGCCGTGCTGTTCCAGAGCCCCCGCGCCGCGGCCGATCCGCGGCTGCGCCTGGTCGACCTCGTCGCCGAGCCGCTGCGCGCGATCCGCACGCCGGAGCGGGCCGTACGGGAGCGGGTCGACGAACTCACCGACCTGGTCGGTCTCACCCCGGACCTGCTCGGCCGACGGCCGCACGCGGTCTCCGACGGGCAACTGCAACGCGCCTGCCTGGCCCGCGCGCTGGCGCACCGTCCCGACTACCTGCTCTGCGACGAGGCGACCGCCATGCTCGACGCGTCCACCCAGGCCCACGTCGCGGCCGTCGTCACCGCGTACCAGCGCAGCCGGGACGCCGGTGTCCTCGTCATCAGCCACGACGAGCCGCTGTTGGACCGCTGGGCGGACCGGATCGTCGACCTGGCGCCGGCCGCCGTACGGGACCGACGGCCAGCGGGGCGATCAGATGCGCGGGTCGATCAGCTCTGCGGGTCGGCCTCGTCGGCGGGCAGGCTGTCCATGAACGAGCTGACCGAGAAGACCGCCCGACCCGGGCCGGCCGGACCGTAG